A part of Rhinoderma darwinii isolate aRhiDar2 chromosome 1, aRhiDar2.hap1, whole genome shotgun sequence genomic DNA contains:
- the LOC142754740 gene encoding D(4) dopamine receptor-like, translated as MRSILLGAVTNISTWNASIMEMDTGELMVERWWRTDSNHALKIGIITALGFLIILGNFFVMLVIASSVSGWSSNSRYILISLTGTDVTLALIVVPLNLYGSLVLEPGDEDDLNSTLGSYCHIVAFLNSSVFASSIYSLATISLERYVAVFFPLHYNRVMSRRRVKLLIAAAWLLPPIFLSPISIPGGRVIHVYFSRASLICNPDYASNMIYSLLLTTVIFFPCSAIVTFANLRLWLVARKQSRRMSVCLAGRNQTLGIPTVSENVPSTRMSGIDNSLCKAKEVGEKGPRKGDAASKVLAPVVCVFYACWAPCMITILYNAIKKERVPEWVEFVSLWLPSGNGFLNCFVYFWINRSFRHKFRQLSRKLCPWRWCCWKSGKRKSTIRVTKKNAMAALQERSCSMSSTCMLLPQATDSVF; from the exons ATGCGATCAATATTGCTCGGAGCCGTGACAAACATATCAACCTGGAATGCAAGCATCATGGAGATGGATACAGGGGAGCTCATGGTAGAAAGGTGGTGGCGCACCGATAGTAACCATGCTCTGAAAATAGGAATCATCACAGCACTAGGCTTTCTAATCATCTTGGGGAACTTTTTTGTTATGTTAGTCATTGCTTCATCTGTTTCTGGCTGGTCCAGTAATAGCCGCTATATTCTAATCTCCTTGACCGGCACAGATGTCACATTGGCATTAATTGTGGTCCCACTCAATCTGTATGGCAGCCTTGTTCTAGAACCTGGTGATGAAGATGACCTCAATTCTACCCTTGGGTCATATTGTCACATAGTGGCTTTCCTCAATTCTTCTGTATTTGCCTCGTCAATCTACTCCTTGGCAACGATTAGCCTGGAACGCTATGTGGCAGTCTTCTTTCCTCTACATTACAACAGGGTAATGAGTCGCCGCCGGGTCAAGTTATTAATTGCTGCAGCTTGGTTGTTGCCACCAATCTTCTTGTCTCCCATATCCATCCCTGGTGGGAGAGTAATACATGTCTATTTTTCCCGGGCCTCCCTTATCTGTAACCCAGACTATGCCAGTAATATGATTTACTCTCTACTCCTCACAACAGTCATCTTTTTTCCTTGCTCAGCTATAGTCACATTTGCCAACCTTCGATTGTGGCTGGTGGCAAGAAAGCAGAGCCGACGGATGAGTGTGTGCTTAGCTGGCAGAAATCAGACACTGGGAATTCCCACAGTGAGTGAAAATGTGCCTTCAACTAGAATGTCTGGAATAGATAACAGTCTATGTAAAGCcaaggaagtgggtgaaaaaggaCCACGTAAAGGAGATGCTGCATCCAAGGTCCTGGCTCCAGTAGTCTGTGTATTCTACGCATGTTGGGCGCCATGCATGATTACTATCCTGTATAATG ctattAAAAAAGAAAGAGTCCCTGAGTGGGTGGAATTTGTTTCCTTGTGGCTTCCAAGTGGAAATGGCTTCCTCAACTGCTTTGTTTACTTCTGGATCAACAGGAGTTTTCGCCATAAATTCCGTCAACTTAGCCGTAAACTGTGTCCGTGGAGATGGTGCTGCTGGAAAAGTGGTAAAAGGAAGTCCACTATTCGGGTCACAAAAAAAAATGCGATGGCAGCTTTACAAGAAAGGTCATGTAGCATGTCATCAACTTGTATGCTTCTTCCCCAAGCAACGGACTCTGTTTTCTAA